The following are encoded in a window of Aromatoleum petrolei genomic DNA:
- a CDS encoding EAL domain-containing protein — MASRPLGRGGSLPESFARLSLGARLRIGFTLLVALTLAVGVASLASHRRIGTLFEEHFAVELQIAELSLLANHALLRARRYEKDFLLAVPVLGYEESRTRYVTLVRTNLATLREHLAAIGALAREADMRNEVKAIESAARGFENDFLVAAGLQGQLGSRGDGLVGMLRTAAHRIEALIPAEAHRLRADLLAMRRFEKDYMITDSAPHARRFADAGERFAATVVREPLPVALRGEVAGALHDYREAFLAYEAVSDELETTREQYLEAVHQIESQLQRLHADARTRASSTRDELRSFEHFAGSALLLTGVLAAALGLAIGYLFSRSIRRSIAQTMNFAQRLAAGDLDVRLRSDGGDEFATLNVALNDMAGALQSAQRREAQRSTELAASNAALLREVDERSQAERTLRASEARVRSILESAADGVVITDAAGRITMVNARTEMLFGYSRSELLGQTVELLVPERFRAQHSEQRSDYHGTPHSDVNGMRRPGIFARRRDGSEFPADISRAVMAHDGEAQVIAVVRDISTQVRAENELRRLNRTLRMLTLCNEALVRAQNEGELLGTVCGHLVELGGYRLAWVGLALDDPARSVHPAAMAGVGADYLRTLDVSWADVPSGQGPTGRAIRLGTTQTCIDIPGDPAYAPWRTEAQRRGFTSSIALPLTAAGRTVGALNIYASEGDAFDLQEVALLEELANDLAYGLRSLRERDARQRAERELAHQAHYDTLTGLANRHLFRDRLEQGLVHARRNGRTVAVALLDLDRFKAINDTLGQARGDILLKEAARRLQGPLRNGDTVARLASDEFAILLDDLAAAEDVAPLVGRLLEDVAAPLDIAGHGVYSTASLGISLFPRDGQDAEALLGAADIAMHNAKSAGGNAFRFYAPEMNLRATAQLALASALRSAIDNGELRVFYQPKASLCDGRVTSAEALVRWQHPERGMVSPADFIPVAEDTGLIVPLGEWVLRETCRQQAAWIAEGFAVPPVAVNLSARQFRQENLPQTVRAALVAAGLDPHCLQLEITESTVMHDVDRAVAMLRELNAIGIGVALDDFGTGYSSLAYLKRFPIDQLKIDRAFVRDIASDPEDAAICRAVIGLAHSLDLTVVAEGVETRPQLEFLRANACDEMQGFLFSRPVPAAEYAALLATGRVLSLDGD, encoded by the coding sequence GTGGCCAGCCGACCTCTCGGACGCGGAGGCTCCCTGCCCGAGTCGTTCGCCCGGCTGAGCCTCGGTGCGCGCCTGAGGATCGGCTTCACCCTCCTGGTCGCTCTCACATTGGCCGTAGGGGTCGCCTCGTTGGCCAGTCATCGCCGAATCGGTACGCTGTTCGAGGAGCACTTCGCTGTCGAGCTGCAGATCGCCGAACTGAGCCTGCTTGCCAATCATGCGCTGCTCAGGGCGCGCCGTTACGAGAAGGACTTCCTGCTCGCGGTGCCGGTGCTGGGCTATGAGGAGAGCCGCACGCGCTATGTGACGCTTGTGCGCACCAACCTTGCGACCCTGCGCGAGCATCTGGCGGCGATCGGCGCGCTCGCCCGCGAAGCCGACATGCGGAACGAAGTAAAGGCGATCGAGTCGGCTGCAAGGGGCTTCGAGAACGATTTCCTTGTGGCGGCTGGATTGCAGGGGCAACTCGGTAGCCGTGGCGACGGCCTGGTGGGGATGCTGCGCACGGCCGCGCACCGCATCGAGGCGCTGATTCCTGCCGAAGCGCATCGGTTGCGCGCGGATCTGCTCGCGATGCGGCGGTTCGAGAAGGATTACATGATCACCGACAGCGCGCCTCATGCCCGCCGTTTCGCCGATGCGGGCGAGCGTTTCGCCGCCACCGTCGTGCGCGAGCCACTGCCGGTCGCGCTGCGTGGCGAGGTTGCCGGTGCGCTGCATGACTATCGCGAGGCCTTTCTTGCCTACGAGGCTGTCAGCGACGAACTCGAGACGACCCGCGAGCAGTATCTCGAAGCGGTGCATCAAATCGAGTCCCAGTTGCAGCGGCTGCACGCCGATGCTCGCACCCGGGCGTCAAGCACCCGCGACGAGCTACGGAGCTTCGAGCACTTCGCTGGCTCGGCTCTGCTGCTGACTGGTGTGCTTGCCGCCGCGCTTGGCCTGGCCATTGGATATCTGTTTTCACGCAGCATCCGGCGCTCGATCGCCCAGACGATGAACTTCGCGCAACGCCTGGCGGCGGGCGATCTCGACGTACGCCTGCGCAGCGACGGCGGCGACGAGTTCGCCACGCTTAACGTCGCGCTCAACGACATGGCCGGCGCCTTGCAGTCGGCGCAGCGGCGAGAGGCGCAGCGCAGTACCGAACTGGCCGCCAGCAATGCGGCGCTGCTGCGTGAAGTCGATGAACGCAGCCAAGCGGAACGCACCCTGCGTGCCAGCGAGGCGCGCGTCCGCAGCATCCTCGAGTCGGCGGCCGACGGCGTGGTCATTACCGACGCCGCCGGCCGCATCACGATGGTCAACGCCCGTACCGAGATGCTGTTCGGCTACTCGCGGAGCGAACTGCTCGGCCAGACGGTCGAGCTTCTCGTGCCCGAGCGTTTCAGGGCACAGCATTCGGAGCAGCGTTCGGACTATCACGGAACGCCGCATTCTGATGTGAATGGCATGCGCCGGCCGGGCATCTTTGCGCGGCGGCGCGACGGCAGCGAGTTTCCGGCCGACATCAGTCGGGCAGTCATGGCGCATGACGGCGAGGCGCAGGTCATCGCCGTCGTGCGTGACATTTCGACGCAGGTGCGAGCCGAGAACGAGCTGCGCCGCCTGAATCGCACCCTGCGCATGCTCACCTTGTGCAATGAAGCGCTGGTCCGCGCGCAGAATGAGGGCGAGCTACTCGGAACCGTCTGTGGGCACCTCGTCGAACTTGGCGGCTATCGCCTGGCCTGGGTCGGTCTCGCGCTCGACGATCCTGCGCGCTCGGTGCACCCTGCGGCGATGGCGGGCGTGGGGGCGGATTACCTGCGCACACTCGATGTGAGCTGGGCGGACGTCCCTTCGGGTCAAGGGCCGACAGGCCGTGCGATCCGGTTGGGCACCACCCAAACCTGCATTGACATCCCCGGCGATCCGGCCTACGCGCCATGGCGCACCGAGGCCCAGCGTCGCGGCTTCACCTCTAGCATCGCGCTGCCGCTGACTGCGGCGGGACGAACGGTCGGCGCGCTCAATATCTACGCCAGCGAGGGCGACGCCTTCGACCTCCAGGAGGTCGCCCTGCTCGAGGAACTCGCCAACGACCTGGCGTACGGGCTGCGCAGCCTGCGCGAGCGCGATGCGCGTCAGCGCGCCGAGCGCGAGCTCGCCCACCAGGCTCACTACGACACGCTGACGGGACTCGCCAATCGCCATCTGTTCCGTGATCGTCTCGAGCAGGGGCTGGTGCATGCCCGGCGCAATGGGCGGACGGTTGCGGTCGCGCTGCTCGACCTCGACCGCTTCAAGGCCATCAACGACACGCTTGGCCAGGCCCGCGGCGATATCTTGCTCAAGGAGGCCGCACGCCGTTTGCAGGGGCCGCTGCGCAACGGCGATACCGTCGCACGCCTGGCCAGCGACGAATTCGCGATCCTGCTCGACGACCTGGCCGCCGCCGAGGACGTCGCGCCGCTGGTGGGGCGGCTGCTCGAGGATGTCGCTGCACCGCTCGACATCGCCGGCCACGGGGTGTACTCGACCGCAAGTCTCGGCATCAGCCTTTTTCCACGCGACGGACAGGACGCGGAAGCCCTTCTCGGGGCCGCCGACATCGCCATGCACAACGCCAAGTCGGCGGGCGGGAATGCCTTCCGTTTCTACGCGCCGGAAATGAACCTGCGGGCCACCGCGCAGCTCGCGCTGGCCAGCGCGCTACGGAGCGCGATCGACAACGGTGAGCTGCGGGTGTTCTACCAGCCGAAGGCCAGCCTGTGCGACGGGCGGGTAACCAGTGCCGAGGCCCTGGTCCGCTGGCAGCATCCCGAGCGCGGCATGGTTTCTCCGGCCGATTTCATCCCGGTCGCCGAAGACACCGGGCTGATCGTGCCGCTCGGCGAATGGGTGCTGCGCGAGACCTGTCGCCAGCAAGCCGCCTGGATTGCCGAGGGATTCGCCGTGCCGCCCGTCGCGGTCAATCTCTCGGCCCGCCAGTTCCGCCAGGAGAATCTGCCGCAGACGGTGCGCGCGGCCTTGGTGGCAGCCGGCCTCGATCCGCACTGCCTGCAGCTGGAGATCACCGAAAGCACGGTCATGCACGACGTGGACCGTGCGGTGGCGATGCTGCGCGAGCTTAACGCAATCGGTATCGGCGTCGCGCTCGACGATTTCGGCACCGGTTACTCGAGCCTTGCCTATCTAAAACGTTTCCCCATCGACCAGCTGAAGATCGATCGCGCGTTCGTGCGCGACATCGCGAGCGATCCCGAAGATGCTGCGATCTGCCGCGCGGTCATCGGGCTCGCCCACAGTCTGGACCTGACGGTGGTCGCAGAGGGTGTCGAAACTCGCCCGCAGCTCGAGTTCTTGCGCGCCAACGCGTGTGACGAGATGCAGGGATTCCTGTTCAGTCGACCGGTGCCCGCCGCCGAGTACGCCGCACTGCTCGCAACCGGCCGGGTCTTGTCCCTCGACGGCGACTGA
- a CDS encoding GGDEF domain-containing protein, whose amino-acid sequence MASQTALIAAGTLESGEQLLRAMALLVRPPVTVPRLDPEAVRTALLDLRSAAPHLMDLLILSKDGRIEHWTGSGTPPSVMEREYYTAHLRPDSALYVGPPQLSKVHAGRWFFALSTALRDTSGRLTNVLVVIIDVDLLRERLTPRNPHNGLSQALLSEDARIYSRTPDHELHVGKHLPLTPERSGVLASSPYATTVTISPLDGQERIVAYQHLRLYPMVASAALPVAEVLERWHKRVITVFVLWLALSATIVAVARRAAAVSRIQLEHASIDGLTGVYNRRSIMACADAFENKPDRRGELSMLMIDIDHFKEINDTYGHLAGDEAIRSISHLLRDEVRASDVVGRYGGEEFLVLMPDTGTEGAVHVAEKLRSAVAARIESPRPITISVGVATTIRGQRSLAQTLACADTALYEAKQAGRNCVRIAHPHAEPAGPTN is encoded by the coding sequence ATGGCAAGCCAGACCGCGCTGATCGCCGCGGGAACGCTGGAATCGGGCGAACAGTTGCTGCGCGCGATGGCGCTACTCGTCAGGCCGCCCGTGACAGTTCCCCGCCTCGACCCCGAGGCGGTACGCACGGCGCTGCTGGATTTACGCTCCGCCGCGCCGCACCTGATGGATCTGCTGATCCTCTCCAAGGACGGACGAATCGAGCACTGGACGGGCTCCGGCACACCGCCATCGGTCATGGAGCGCGAATATTACACAGCTCACTTGCGGCCCGACAGCGCGCTCTACGTCGGGCCGCCGCAGCTATCGAAGGTTCATGCCGGACGATGGTTCTTCGCCTTGAGCACTGCCCTGCGCGACACATCGGGCCGACTGACCAATGTTCTCGTCGTCATTATCGACGTCGACCTGCTACGCGAGCGCCTGACGCCGCGCAATCCGCACAACGGTCTCAGCCAAGCCCTGTTGAGCGAGGATGCGCGCATATATTCGCGCACGCCCGATCACGAACTCCACGTCGGCAAGCATCTGCCCCTCACACCGGAACGCAGCGGCGTGCTGGCCAGCAGCCCGTATGCGACCACTGTGACCATATCACCGCTCGACGGACAGGAACGCATCGTCGCCTATCAACATCTGCGCCTCTACCCGATGGTGGCTTCGGCAGCACTGCCGGTCGCTGAAGTTCTGGAGCGCTGGCACAAGCGGGTAATCACCGTATTTGTCCTGTGGCTGGCGCTGAGCGCGACCATCGTCGCGGTCGCCCGGCGCGCGGCGGCGGTCAGCCGCATCCAGCTGGAACACGCCAGCATCGACGGACTCACCGGGGTGTATAACCGGCGCTCGATCATGGCGTGTGCGGACGCATTCGAGAACAAGCCGGATCGCCGCGGGGAGTTGTCGATGCTGATGATAGACATCGACCACTTCAAGGAAATCAACGACACCTACGGCCACTTGGCGGGCGACGAGGCAATCCGCAGCATTTCACACCTGCTACGCGACGAGGTGCGAGCGAGCGACGTCGTCGGGCGCTATGGCGGCGAGGAGTTCCTCGTCCTGATGCCCGACACCGGCACCGAGGGCGCTGTCCACGTGGCGGAGAAGCTCCGGTCGGCGGTCGCAGCACGCATCGAATCGCCGAGGCCGATCACGATCAGCGTCGGCGTCGCCACGACCATCCGCGGCCAACGCTCGCTCGCGCAAACACTCGCTTGTGCCGACACCGCGCTTTACGAGGCGAAGCAGGCGGGTCGCAACTGCGTGCGCATCGCCCACCCTCACGCAGAACCCGCCGGCCCCACGAACTGA
- the ndk gene encoding nucleoside-diphosphate kinase: protein MAIERTLSIIKPDAVAKNVIGKIYQRFEDAGLKIVASKMVHLSEREAGQFYAVHKERPFFKDLVSFMISGPVMIQVLEGENAIAKNRDLMGATDPKKAAPGTIRADFADSIDANAVHGSDAPETAAVEVAFFFPGMNVYAR from the coding sequence ATGGCTATCGAACGCACCCTGTCCATCATCAAGCCCGACGCCGTCGCCAAGAACGTGATCGGCAAGATCTACCAGCGCTTCGAAGATGCGGGCCTGAAGATCGTCGCTTCCAAGATGGTGCACCTGTCCGAGCGCGAAGCCGGCCAGTTCTACGCCGTGCACAAGGAGCGCCCCTTCTTCAAGGATCTGGTGTCCTTCATGATCTCCGGTCCGGTGATGATCCAGGTCCTCGAAGGCGAGAACGCGATCGCCAAGAACCGTGACCTGATGGGCGCCACCGACCCGAAGAAGGCGGCGCCGGGCACCATCCGCGCCGACTTTGCCGACTCGATCGACGCCAACGCCGTGCACGGTTCGGATGCGCCCGAAACTGCCGCGGTCGAAGTCGCGTTCTTCTTCCCCGGAATGAACGTTTACGCCCGCTAA
- the rlmN gene encoding 23S rRNA (adenine(2503)-C(2))-methyltransferase RlmN: protein METPVNLLDFDVDGLVAWFAERGEKPFRARQVMRWMHRFGETEFDNMTDVAKSLRAKLAQEACIRPPQAIRDSISEDGTRKWLLDVGNANAVEAVFIPETNRGTLCISSQAGCALDCAFCSTGKQGFNRNLTAAEIIGQLWLANKLLGGTSTPAGVKDADGDADNGRVISNVVMMGMGEPLANFDNVVTALRLMLDDHAYGLSRRRVTVSTSGIVPAMDRLREECPVALAVSLHAPDDALRDRLVPINQKYPLRELMAACRRYLERAPRDFVTFEYVMLDGVNDSDAHARALVALVRDVPCKFNLIPFNPFPNSGFDRSQPERIRRFAGILIDAGIVTTTRKTRGDDVNAACGQLAGQVQDRTRRTVRLVKSMEDRA from the coding sequence ATGGAAACACCGGTCAATCTGCTCGATTTCGACGTCGACGGCCTCGTCGCCTGGTTTGCCGAGCGCGGTGAGAAGCCCTTCCGCGCGCGCCAGGTGATGCGCTGGATGCACCGTTTCGGCGAAACCGAATTCGACAACATGACCGACGTCGCGAAGAGCCTGCGTGCGAAGCTCGCCCAGGAGGCGTGCATCCGTCCGCCTCAGGCCATCCGCGACAGCATCTCGGAGGACGGAACGCGCAAGTGGCTGCTGGATGTCGGCAATGCCAACGCCGTCGAGGCCGTTTTCATCCCCGAAACCAACCGCGGCACGCTGTGCATCTCCTCGCAGGCCGGCTGCGCGCTCGACTGCGCCTTCTGCTCGACGGGCAAGCAGGGCTTCAACCGCAACCTCACCGCGGCCGAGATCATTGGCCAACTGTGGCTCGCCAACAAGCTGCTGGGTGGTACCTCGACGCCCGCGGGGGTGAAGGATGCCGACGGTGATGCGGACAATGGCCGCGTCATCAGCAACGTCGTCATGATGGGCATGGGCGAGCCGCTCGCGAACTTCGACAACGTCGTCACCGCGCTGCGCCTGATGCTCGACGACCACGCCTACGGCCTTTCGCGCCGCCGTGTCACCGTGTCCACTTCCGGTATCGTGCCGGCGATGGACCGCCTGCGCGAGGAATGCCCGGTCGCGCTCGCCGTGTCGCTGCATGCGCCCGACGACGCGCTGCGCGACCGTCTCGTGCCGATCAATCAGAAATATCCGCTGCGCGAGCTGATGGCCGCGTGCCGGCGCTACCTCGAACGCGCCCCGCGCGACTTCGTCACCTTCGAATACGTCATGCTCGACGGCGTCAATGACTCCGATGCACATGCGCGCGCGCTCGTCGCCCTCGTGCGCGACGTGCCGTGCAAGTTCAATCTGATCCCGTTCAACCCCTTCCCGAATTCCGGTTTCGACCGTTCCCAACCCGAACGCATACGCCGCTTTGCAGGTATCCTGATCGATGCGGGTATTGTCACGACCACGCGCAAGACGCGCGGCGACGACGTCAATGCCGCCTGCGGCCAGCTTGCGGGGCAGGTCCAGGACCGCACGCGCCGCACCGTTCGCCTTGTGAAATCGATGGAGGATCGTGCATGA
- the pilW gene encoding type IV pilus biogenesis/stability protein PilW → MTRLFVKLSLPLFALAFAGCNATMNTAGSPLADRPVADMPVSGKGEATAKVHVELGGAYLQLGNYAVALDEARVALQNQSNYAPAYHLMGLVYMAIDDGNAARENFLRALEIAPNDPEFNNSFGWFQCVNGNVQDGLARLASSARNPYYRTPTRPYTNAGLCYLRQNNDTAAEAEFRRAVQTDPANRQAIYQLAGIAYRRGAYNVASALLVDLHQQGEPTPQSVWLGLRTARRLGNRDAEASYAAQLRGRFADSPEYQTMIQGNYE, encoded by the coding sequence ATGACCCGGCTCTTCGTGAAGCTGTCGCTCCCGTTGTTCGCGCTGGCATTCGCCGGCTGCAATGCCACCATGAACACCGCCGGCTCGCCGCTTGCGGATCGTCCCGTGGCGGACATGCCCGTGTCGGGCAAGGGCGAGGCGACGGCCAAGGTTCACGTCGAACTGGGTGGCGCCTACCTCCAGCTCGGCAACTACGCCGTCGCGCTCGACGAGGCGCGCGTGGCGCTGCAGAATCAGTCCAACTACGCGCCGGCCTACCACCTGATGGGGCTGGTGTACATGGCGATCGACGACGGGAACGCGGCCCGCGAGAACTTCCTGCGCGCCCTCGAGATTGCACCGAACGATCCTGAGTTCAACAACAGCTTCGGCTGGTTCCAGTGCGTCAATGGAAACGTGCAGGACGGTCTCGCGCGGCTCGCGTCGTCGGCGCGCAACCCGTACTACCGCACGCCGACGCGGCCCTACACCAACGCCGGACTGTGCTATCTGCGCCAAAACAATGACACGGCGGCGGAGGCGGAATTCCGTCGCGCCGTGCAGACCGACCCGGCGAACCGTCAGGCGATCTACCAGCTCGCCGGCATCGCCTACCGGCGCGGCGCCTATAACGTCGCGAGCGCGCTGCTCGTCGATCTGCACCAGCAGGGCGAGCCGACACCGCAATCGGTGTGGCTGGGGCTGCGTACCGCGCGCCGCCTGGGCAACCGCGACGCCGAGGCGAGCTACGCCGCCCAGTTGCGCGGCCGCTTCGCCGACAGCCCCGAATACCAGACGATGATCCAGGGAAATTACGAGTGA
- a CDS encoding helix-turn-helix domain-containing protein has translation MTEVHLDRQEAASSDQAAEMGAQLRQLREARGETASDVAHSLKLTSRQIEAMEAGRLDLLPGTAFARGFLRNYARYLGVDPAVVLAAFESAVAPRAVELAPVSNAVGVMPNGSGGRSVQLPVGLIAGALLLLVLVGWYFDWFRMPAENADVAESVTERAAQLTPPLTSVAAAPQGQVSESALAESGVVPSQPVAPSAQPAAPEAAPAAVPLAPPSATVAPVPAAPAVVPPAAPVAQTAAPAAPAPAAEGVVHLVFRFEGDSWVEVRDAGGAIVYSGINGAGSSRTVQGKPPFALVVGNAKQVSLDYRGKPYDLTPHVRVSVARFTLE, from the coding sequence GTGACAGAAGTGCATCTGGACCGGCAGGAGGCGGCATCGTCCGACCAGGCTGCCGAGATGGGCGCGCAACTTCGGCAGTTGCGTGAAGCCCGCGGCGAAACGGCGAGCGATGTCGCGCATTCCCTCAAGCTGACCAGCCGGCAGATCGAGGCGATGGAGGCGGGGCGGCTCGACCTCCTGCCCGGCACCGCATTCGCGCGCGGCTTCCTGCGCAACTACGCCCGCTACCTCGGGGTCGATCCGGCTGTCGTGCTGGCAGCCTTCGAGTCCGCAGTCGCTCCCCGGGCCGTCGAGCTCGCGCCGGTGTCGAACGCCGTAGGCGTGATGCCGAACGGCAGCGGCGGGCGCTCGGTGCAGCTTCCCGTCGGCCTGATCGCCGGCGCGCTCCTGCTCCTCGTGCTCGTGGGCTGGTACTTCGACTGGTTCCGCATGCCGGCGGAGAATGCCGATGTCGCCGAGAGCGTCACCGAACGCGCGGCGCAGCTGACGCCTCCGCTGACCAGCGTTGCCGCTGCCCCGCAAGGGCAGGTGTCGGAATCCGCACTCGCCGAGAGCGGCGTCGTGCCCTCGCAGCCGGTCGCCCCTTCGGCGCAGCCGGCCGCGCCCGAAGCCGCGCCGGCAGCCGTTCCGCTTGCCCCCCCGTCAGCGACCGTTGCGCCGGTCCCCGCAGCGCCCGCGGTGGTGCCGCCTGCGGCCCCCGTCGCGCAGACAGCGGCCCCCGCCGCCCCGGCGCCCGCTGCCGAGGGTGTCGTGCACCTCGTGTTCCGATTCGAGGGCGATTCGTGGGTTGAGGTACGCGATGCAGGCGGCGCCATCGTCTATTCGGGGATCAACGGCGCCGGCAGTTCGCGCACCGTGCAAGGCAAACCCCCCTTTGCGCTGGTCGTCGGTAACGCCAAGCAGGTGTCCCTCGACTATCGCGGCAAGCCGTACGACCTGACGCCCCACGTGCGCGTCAGTGTCGCGAGATTCACCCTGGAGTGA
- the ispG gene encoding flavodoxin-dependent (E)-4-hydroxy-3-methylbut-2-enyl-diphosphate synthase, whose protein sequence is MPTTDSRPDNHAGSLPRHRTRQVRVGRVLIGSDAPVVVQSMTNTDTADVLGTAMQVAELARAGSELVRITVNNEAAAKAVPHIRDRLLALNIDVPLVGDFHYNGHKLLTDFPACAEALAKLRINPGNVGAGAKRDPQFAAIVELACKYDKPVRIGVNWGSLDQSVLARVMDQNAKLAEPRDAGAVMREALVVSALESAAKAEEYGLGGDRIILSAKVSSVQDLIAVYREMARRCDYPLHLGLTEAGMGSKGIVASTAALAVLLQEGIGDTIRISLTPEPNGSRTQEVVVAQEILQTMGLRAFTPMVTACPGCGRTTSTFFQELASTIQTYVREQMPVWREQYDGVENMTLAVMGCVVNGPGESKHANIGISLPGTGETPAAPVFVDGEKTVTLRGDNIAAEFIAIIDDYVATKYTKKAA, encoded by the coding sequence ATCCCAACAACCGACTCCCGTCCCGACAACCACGCCGGTTCCCTGCCGCGCCACCGCACGCGCCAGGTCCGCGTCGGACGCGTCCTGATCGGCTCCGACGCCCCCGTCGTCGTGCAGTCGATGACCAACACCGACACCGCCGACGTCCTCGGCACCGCGATGCAGGTTGCCGAGCTCGCGCGCGCGGGCTCCGAGCTGGTGCGCATCACGGTCAACAACGAGGCTGCAGCGAAGGCCGTGCCGCACATCCGCGACCGCCTGCTGGCGCTCAACATTGACGTCCCGCTGGTCGGCGACTTTCACTACAACGGCCACAAACTCCTCACCGACTTCCCCGCGTGTGCCGAAGCGCTTGCCAAGCTGCGCATCAACCCGGGCAATGTCGGTGCGGGCGCCAAGCGCGATCCGCAGTTCGCGGCCATCGTCGAACTCGCCTGCAAGTACGACAAACCCGTGCGCATCGGCGTGAACTGGGGCAGTCTCGACCAGTCCGTGCTCGCACGCGTCATGGACCAGAACGCGAAGCTCGCCGAGCCGCGCGACGCCGGCGCGGTGATGCGTGAAGCGCTCGTCGTTTCCGCCCTCGAATCCGCGGCCAAGGCCGAGGAATACGGCCTCGGCGGCGACCGCATCATCCTGTCGGCGAAGGTGTCCAGTGTGCAGGACCTCATCGCCGTGTATCGCGAGATGGCGCGCCGCTGCGACTACCCGCTGCATCTAGGCCTGACTGAGGCTGGCATGGGCTCGAAGGGCATCGTCGCCTCCACGGCCGCGCTCGCCGTGCTGCTGCAGGAAGGCATCGGCGACACCATCCGCATCTCGCTCACGCCCGAGCCCAACGGCAGCCGCACGCAGGAAGTCGTCGTCGCGCAGGAGATCCTGCAGACCATGGGGCTGCGCGCCTTCACGCCCATGGTCACCGCCTGCCCGGGCTGCGGCCGCACGACGAGCACCTTCTTCCAGGAACTCGCGTCGACGATCCAGACCTACGTGCGCGAGCAGATGCCCGTCTGGCGCGAGCAGTACGACGGCGTCGAGAACATGACGCTCGCCGTCATGGGCTGCGTCGTCAACGGGCCCGGCGAGAGCAAGCACGCCAACATCGGCATTTCGCTGCCCGGGACCGGCGAAACCCCGGCCGCGCCCGTGTTCGTCGACGGCGAAAAAACGGTTACCCTGCGCGGGGACAACATCGCGGCCGAATTCATTGCGATCATCGACGACTACGTCGCGACCAAATACACAAAAAAGGCGGCCTGA
- the hisS gene encoding histidine--tRNA ligase, with protein sequence MMQTLQAVRGMNDILPDDAEAWEHFEDIVRDWLRSYGYRPIRMPIVEPTPLFKRAIGEVTDIVEKEMYSFEDALNGEHLTLRPEGTASCVRAAIQHKMLATGAQRLYYHGPMFRHERPQKGRYRQFHQIGVEALGFEGPDVDAEHILMCARLWDDLGLEDVRLELNSLGSSEERARHRAELIAYLSAHQERLDEDGKRRLHTNPLRILDTKNPDLQELVEAAPRLIDFLGEESLKHFDGVQALLKDAGIPYRINPRLVRGLDYYNRTVFEWVTTRLGAQGTVCAGGRYDGLIEQLGGKPAPAAGFAMGVERLLALWREGGGEIERALPDVYVVHFGDQAQRLAFRAAEALRGYGFAVLTHCGGGSFKSQMKKADASGAQLAVVIGDDEAAAGEVGLKPLRGPGGQQRVALEVLGDAVAGCLFTQEEEENDGSV encoded by the coding sequence GTGATGCAGACCCTTCAGGCCGTGCGCGGGATGAACGACATCCTGCCCGACGACGCCGAAGCCTGGGAACATTTCGAAGACATCGTGCGCGACTGGCTGCGCAGCTACGGATACCGCCCCATCCGCATGCCCATCGTCGAACCGACGCCGCTGTTCAAGCGCGCGATCGGTGAAGTGACCGACATCGTCGAGAAGGAGATGTACTCCTTCGAGGACGCGCTCAACGGCGAGCACCTCACGCTGCGCCCCGAGGGCACGGCCTCCTGCGTGCGTGCCGCGATCCAGCACAAGATGCTCGCCACCGGCGCCCAGCGCCTTTATTACCACGGGCCGATGTTCCGCCACGAGCGTCCGCAGAAGGGCCGCTACCGCCAGTTCCACCAGATCGGTGTCGAGGCGTTGGGCTTCGAGGGACCCGACGTCGATGCCGAGCACATCCTGATGTGCGCGCGCCTGTGGGACGACCTCGGGCTCGAGGACGTCCGGCTCGAGCTCAACTCGCTCGGTTCGAGCGAGGAGCGCGCGCGCCACCGCGCCGAGCTGATCGCCTACCTGTCCGCGCACCAGGAGCGTCTCGACGAGGACGGCAAGCGCCGCCTGCACACCAACCCGCTGCGCATCCTCGACACCAAGAACCCCGACCTGCAGGAGCTCGTCGAGGCGGCCCCGCGGCTGATCGACTTCCTCGGTGAGGAATCGCTCAAGCACTTCGACGGTGTGCAGGCCCTCCTCAAGGATGCCGGCATACCCTATCGCATCAACCCGCGCCTCGTGCGCGGCCTCGACTACTACAACCGCACCGTGTTCGAATGGGTCACGACGCGGCTCGGGGCGCAGGGCACGGTCTGCGCGGGCGGCCGCTACGACGGCCTGATCGAGCAGCTCGGCGGCAAGCCCGCCCCGGCGGCCGGTTTTGCGATGGGCGTCGAGCGTCTGCTGGCGCTGTGGCGCGAAGGGGGCGGCGAGATCGAGCGTGCGCTGCCCGACGTCTATGTCGTGCATTTCGGCGACCAGGCCCAGCGCCTCGCCTTCCGCGCTGCCGAGGCGCTGCGCGGTTACGGATTCGCGGTGCTCACGCACTGCGGCGGCGGCAGCTTCAAGTCGCAGATGAAGAAGGCCGATGCCAGCGGCGCCCAGCTCGCCGTCGTCATCGGCGACGACGAAGCCGCGGCGGGCGAGGTCGGCCTCAAGCCCTTGCGCGGCCCCGGCGGCCAGCAGCGGGTCGCACTCGAAGTCCTTGGCGACGCGGTCGCCGGGTGCCTATTTACTCAAGAAGAAGAGGAAAACGATGGCAGTGTATGA